TCGCCGAGGGCGGCGTGCGCGGAGAGGCCGCGCATGTAGCGGTCGGTCGAGGTCGCCTCGCTGACGACCCCGGAGAGGCGCACGGCCGGTTCGGTGTACTCGGCGAGCGCGTCGGCGAGCTGTTCAAGCGCCCCCATCGCGGGACCTCCATGGTCGCAAACCTTGCATGAAAACAGGTTTGCACCGCGAAGGTGGTCCGAGGCTGTGATGAGGCGGGGCCGCAGCCGTCGGGGCCCTCCCACCGGGTGCGGCCGGAGCGCCGCCCGGTCAGTTGCGCAGGGCGGCGCGATGCCTGTCGACGAAGGCCGCGAGCGACGTCGCCGGGCGTCCCAGGAGCGACGGCAGGTCGTCGCTCACCGCATTGTGGGCCGGGGCATAGGCCTGCGCGATGTGGGCAAGGTCATACGCGCGCCAGCCGGGCGCGCCGGCCGCCAGGAGGCGCGCCTCGAACGCTCGGGGCGAGACCGCCTCGTAGGTGACGTCGCGTCCCACGGCCGCGGCGAACGTCGCCGCCACCTCGGCATAGTCGACGGCGGCGGGGCCGGTCAGCCTGTAGACCTTTCCGGCATGCGCGGCGGGATCAACGAGGACCGACGCCGCCGCCGTGCCGACGTCCGAAGTGTCGACCAATGGGTAGCGCCCCTCGCCCATCGGCGCGGCGAGGCGGCCCTCGGTGCGCATCGCCTCGGCCATGCGCAGGAGGTTCTGCATGAAGAGATGCGGCTCGAGGAACGTCCAGGCGAAGCCACCGGCC
This portion of the Acuticoccus sp. I52.16.1 genome encodes:
- a CDS encoding NmrA family NAD(P)-binding protein — its product is MILVTAATGQVGNAALVGVAAAGVPVRALVREPSRHAFPAGVEIAAGSFEDEAALAVACEGVDVLLLAGRDGPDAVEQHRRVLDHAARAGVRHIVKLSAIGATAASPVALMREHHAVDELVQAGGFAWTFLEPHLFMQNLLRMAEAMRTEGRLAAPMGEGRYPLVDTSDVGTAAASVLVDPAAHAGKVYRLTGPAAVDYAEVAATFAAAVGRDVTYEAVSPRAFEARLLAAGAPGWRAYDLAHIAQAYAPAHNAVSDDLPSLLGRPATSLAAFVDRHRAALRN